One Dermacentor silvarum isolate Dsil-2018 chromosome 10, BIME_Dsil_1.4, whole genome shotgun sequence genomic window carries:
- the LOC125940872 gene encoding protein FAM135A-like encodes MCYVILTALGNIHDAALGAFEILHPWDDTDFFKKICPKDTFLKIQATSQVVSGERAFVEFARETVATLCCLNALLWEAFLRLVVGRSRAKRFLCAEYYRKKAEYFQELYFSCEKDRCACVLSSQGCLTGSYSPLAEAIREFQFPTMVPPLEVFCPEVDECPRRPVVVFEEQYDRFCDLCPLCGLVQHYEGCVSEMHVGGQSSVGQGTGVRAAVAHTPRRTGDIEPPLRYYTPMLFAESAVGDAASTSTGVSAPVRKTPIESDKLVCERLVQPTVVSYKDYHVVCCT; translated from the exons ATGTGCTACGTCATACTTACCGCTCTTGGAAATATCCACGATGCGGCGCTCGGTGCGTTCGAAATCCTGCACCCATGGGACGACACAGATTTCTTCA AGAAGATTTGCCCAAAGGACACGTTTTTGAAGATACAGGCTACATCTCAG GTTGTAAGCGGCGAGCGGGCGTTCGTGGAGTTCGCGAGGGAGACGGTGGCTACGCTGTGCTGCCTGAACGCGCTCCTCTGGGAGGCGTTCCTGCGTCTCGTCGTGGGCCGGTCCAGGGCCAAGCGCTTCCTGTGCGCCGAGTACTACCGCAAGAAGGCCGAGTACTTCCAGGAGCTGTACTTCAGCTGCGAGAAGGACCGCTGTGCCTGCGTCCTCTCCTCGCAGGGCTGCCT GACTGGGTCGTATAGTCCATTGGCCGAGGCAATTCGCGAGTTCCAGTTCCCGACCATGGTGCCTCCACTTGAGGTGTTCTGCCCCGAGGTTGACGAATGTCCCAGGCGACCCGTGGTCGTCTTCGAAGAACAGTACGACCGCTTCTGCGATCTCTGCCCGCTCTGCGGACTCGTGCAGCATTACG aaGGGTGCGTGTCTGAAATGCACGTGGGCGGCCAGTCCAGCGTCGGCCAGGGCACCGGCGTTAGGGCCGCTGTTGCCCACACTCCGCGCAGGACAGGCGACATCGAGCCTCCCCTTCGATACTACACGCCGATGCTGTTTGCCGAATCGGCCGTAGGGGACGCTGCATCTACGAGCACCGGGGTGTCAGCGCCGGTCAGGAAGACGCCCATCGAGAGTGACAAGCTGGTGTGCGAGAG GCTCGTGCAGCCGACTGTAGTCTCGTACAAAGACTATCACGTCGTGTGCTGCACTTGA